A single genomic interval of Lathyrus oleraceus cultivar Zhongwan6 chromosome 7, CAAS_Psat_ZW6_1.0, whole genome shotgun sequence harbors:
- the LOC127103454 gene encoding uncharacterized protein LOC127103454: MPLRAVKGHVVADFIVDHSIDANTLNYLELGPWKLYFNGSSHKDGTSVRVVNISPNKVSTKFQYKVVGTCSNNEAEYEALIVGLEMLLELGATRVEIMGDSELVIKQITKEYRCIKENLIMYFIITSRLLKRFEMVSIRHIPRLENQVANHLDQIASRYKISKENFYKVIEVRGKVVATRLLPLDLEETKLGYVDEGNFKILAADNLTNEDWRKPIVVYLQNPTASTDRKTRYRALSYVLLGIELFRKSPDEILLKWLSESEAYLALSIVHIGACGAHQVGPKMKWILFLQGMYWPTMLKDCVEFAKGCQECQMHADIHHVPASELHSIIKPWPFRGWALDLIGEIRPPPSKSQRYILVGVDYFTKWIESIPLPSVNQENVIEFIQKHIIYKFGIPKTITTDQGSIFTSRKMQEFSKEMCFKLLTSTPYYAQANGQVEAANKVIIGLIKKHVGKKPRNWHKTLDHILWACRTSPKEATKSTPFRLTFGHDAALPVEIYLQSIRIQRHHELPIESYWSMTLDELVDLDEERINALEFLKRQKKRIEISYNKKVKVKSFAPEDLVWKVILPMDRKDRALGKWSPKWEVPFQILQVFSNDAYEIEELNEDKRILRVNGKYLKKYKPILQEIKIRDK; this comes from the coding sequence ATGCCATTAAGAGCTGTTAAAGGACATGTGGTAGCAGACTTTATAGTCGACCACTCCATAGACGCAAACACACTGAACTATCTCGAATTGGGACCTTGGAAGTTATACTTCAATGGGTCTAGTCATAAGGATGGTACAAGCGTCAGGGTTGTAAATATTTCTCCTAATAAAGTTTCAACAAAATTCCAGTACAAAGTAGTAGGTACCTGCTCAAACAATGAGGCTGAATACGAAGCCCTCATAGTAGGACTTGAAAtgttgttggaattgggggcaactcgagtcgaaataatgggtgattcAGAGTTGGTAATAAAGCAGATCACAAAGGAATATAGATGTATTAAGGAgaatttaatcatgtactttaTAATCACCAGTCGACTACTAAAAAGATTTGAAATGGTTTCTATTCGACACATACCTCGACTAGAAAATCAAGTGGCTAACCATTTGGATCAGATTGCATCCAggtataaaatttcaaaagaaaatttcTATAAAGTCATTGAAGTTAGAGGAAAGGTCGTGGCAACCAGATTACTACCCTTAGACTTAGAAGAGACAAAGCTAGGATATGTTGATGAAGGGAATTTCAAAATATTGGCAGCAGACAATTTGACGAATGAAGATTGGAGGAAGCCAATAGTGGTGTATTTGCAGAATCCAACAGCGTCTACTGATCGAAAAACCAGATATCGAGCATTAAGTTATGTTCTTTTGGGTATAGAGTTGTTTAGAAAATCTCCTGACGAAATTTTGCTTAAGTGGCTTAGTGAGTCAGAGGCATACTTAGCCCTTTCAATTGTACACATTGGAGCGTGTGGGGCACACCAAGTCGGTCCTAAGATGAAATGGATTTTATTTCTCCAAGGGATGTATTGGCCTACCATGTTGAAAGACTGTGTTGAATTTGCAAAGGGTTGCCAAGAATGTCAGATGCATGCCGACATACATCACGTCCCTGCAAGTGAATTACATTCTATCATCAAGCCTTGGCCATTTAGGGGTTGGGCTTTAGATTtgattggggaaattcgaccTCCACCATCTAAAAGTCAAAGGTATATATTGGTGGGAGTTGATTATTTTACAAAGTGGATTGAATCTATACCCTTACCAAGTGTGAACCAAGAGAATGTGATCGAATTTATCCAAAAGCACATTATTTATAAATTTGGAATCCCAAAGACGATTACAACGGATCAAGGGTCAATATTTACTAGTCGGAAAATGCAAGAATTTTCCAAAGAAATGTGTTTTAAATTGTTAACTTCGACGCCTTATTATGCTCAGGCCAATGGACAAGTCGAAGCTGCGAATAAAGTGATCATTGGTTTGATTAAAAAGCATGTAGGGAAGAAGCCTAGGAATTGGCATAAAACTCTGGACCATATTTTATGGGCATGTCGTACCTCTCCCAAAGAGGCCACTAAGTCGACACCCTTTCGGCTAACCTTTGGCCATGATGCTGCTCTACCAGTAGAAATTTACCTACAATCCATAAGGATTCAAAGACACCATGAACTTCCAATAGAGTCATATTGGAGCATGACGTTGGATGAATTGGTTGACTTAGATGAAGAAAGGATAAATGCCTTAGAGTTTCTAAAACGACAAAAGAAGAGAATAGAAATCTCTTATAATAAGAAGGTAAAAGTCAAAAGTTTCGCACCTGAAGACTTGGTCTGGAAAGtgatccttccaatggatcgaaaGGATAGAGCCCTAGGGAAATGGTCCCCAAAGTGGGAAGTCCCTTTTCAGATTTTACAGGTATTCTCTAATGATGCCTATGAAATCGAAGAGCTTAATGAAGATAAAAGGATTCTAAgagtaaatgggaaatatttgaaaaaatataaaccGATACTCCAAGAGATAAAAATAAGAGACAAATAG